A window of the Lolium perenne isolate Kyuss_39 chromosome 7, Kyuss_2.0, whole genome shotgun sequence genome harbors these coding sequences:
- the LOC139833626 gene encoding uncharacterized mitochondrial protein AtMg00810-like → MYMLVYVDDIVIVSSSIAATDRLLHRLAHSFPVKDLGPLRYFLGIEVASTRGGISLTQQKYAFDLLRRANMHDCKPVSTPMCSVEKLSREVGRLLDEDGIFQYRSTVGSLQYLTLTRPDLSFAVNKVCQFLSSPTEVHWEAVKRILRYVRGTIDTGLHIQKSSSSLLSIFTDADWAGNVDDRRSTGGFAVFFGPNLVSWSARKQPTVSRSSTEAEYKALANGTAEGTLIQSLLKELRISQPRAPVLWCDNLGATYLAANPVFHARTKHIEVDFHFVREKVALGALDIRFVSSQDQVADAFTKPLTKVTLARCNRNLNLIAVG, encoded by the coding sequence ATGTACATGCTTGTGTATGTCGATGATATCGTCATTGTCAGCTCTTCTATCGCAGCAACTGATCGGCTTCTGCATCGTCTAGCTCACTCGTTCCCTGTCAAAGACCTTGGCCCTTTGCGGTATTTTCTTGGTATTGAAGTGGCGTCCACTCGAGGGGGAATATCCTTGACTCAGCAGAAGTATGCTTTTGATTTATTGCGTCGAGCTAATATGCATGATTGCAAACCTGTGTCTACCCCTATGTGTTCAGTAGAGAAGCTTTCCAGGGAAGTTGGCAGATTGCTTGATGAGGACGGGATTTTTCAGTATCGCAGCACTGTCGGAAGCTTGCAGTACCTTACACTCACCCGTCCAGATCTTTCCTTCGCCGTAAACAAAGTTTGCCAATTTCTGTCTTCTCCAACTGAGGTGCACTGGGAAGCCGTTAAAAGAATCTTGCGTTATGTTCGTGGAACTATTGACACTGGGCTGCATATTCAGAAATCGTCTTCCTCTTTGTTGAGCATCTTCACTGATGCAGATTGGGCCGGGAATGTCGATGATCGACGGTCCACCGGTGGGTTCGCTGTTTTCTTCGGACCAAACCTAGTTTCCTGGAGTGCTCGCAAACAGCCAACTGTTTCCAGATCATCAACAGAAGCTGAATATAAAGCGCTCGCAAATGGAACTGCAGAAGGGACTTTGATTCAGTCCTTGCTTAAGGAACTACGGATTTCTCAGCCTCGAGCTCCTGTTCTCTGGTGCGATAATCTTGGTGCAACGTACCTCGCAGCAAACCCTGTTTTCCATGCTCGTACTAAGCACATCGAAGTCGATTTTCACTTCGTTCGTGAAAAGGTAGCACTTGGAGCTCTAGATATCCGGTTTGTCTCTTCGCAAGATCAGGTGGCTGATGCCTTCACAAAACCGCTCACCAAAGTGACACTTGCTCGTTGCAACCGCAACCTCAACCTCATTGCAGTCGGCTGA